The proteins below are encoded in one region of Coffea arabica cultivar ET-39 chromosome 4c, Coffea Arabica ET-39 HiFi, whole genome shotgun sequence:
- the LOC140004855 gene encoding uncharacterized protein, whose protein sequence is MRVLVWNCQGVGSPLTIPQLREVNNLSSPDIVFLCETKNRSKYLEKVKNILRFDEVVIVDAMNKAGGMAILWREEIRIKQVLKTAFTIEAQIEDKESRRDWWFIGIYASSDDQDRKQQWLVLQARKVLWGERWIMAGDFNDIVSNEEKWGGTWRDEGSFKAFKNFINDNQLMDIGFEGHPWTWCNNWEGEGEIKQRLDRGLCSYPWLQVFDKVKCKHLDSFASDHSMLLIDTHPTKFRRKKRFYFDKRWLQRDEVLDVVRQAWDQRDDGSRMFKVMQKVKRCRVNLLKWNSKIQGNSKQKIEQIKDQMQQLNLCDAEVKRERKKRLKNELKEAYRDEEIY, encoded by the coding sequence ATGAGAGTCCTGGTGTGGAATTGTCAAGGAgtggggagccccttgacaattccccaGTTGAGAGAGGTGAATAACCTCTCCTCTCCAGACATAGTATTTTTGTGTGAAACCAAAAATAGAAGTAAATATCtggaaaaagttaaaaatattCTGAGATTTGATGAAGTTGTCATCGTGGATGCTATGAACAAGGCTGGTGGGATGGCAATTCTTTGGAGGGAGGAGATTAGGATAAAACAAGTACTCAAGACTGCCTTTACAATTGAAGCTCAAATTGAGGATAAGGAAAGTAGACGTGATTGGTGGTTTATTGGTATTTACGCTAGCAGTGATGATCAAGATAGGAAACAGCAATGGCTAGTACTCCAAGCTAGGAAAGTTTTGTGGGGAGAAAGATGGATTATGGCTGGTGACTTTAATGACATTGTTTCgaatgaagaaaaatggggTGGAACCTGGAGGGACGAAGGTAGCTTCAAGGCATTCAAAAACTTTATCAATGATAATCAATTGATGGATATTGGTTTTGAGGGTCATCCTTGGACCTGGTGTAATAATTGGGAAGGTGAGGGTGAGATTAAACAAAGACTGGATAGAGGTTTGTGTAGCTATCCTTGGCTCCAAGTTTTTGATAAGGTTAAGTGTAAACACCTGGATTCTTTTGCATCTGATCATAGCATGCTGCTTATAGACACACATCCAACAAAATTCAGGAGAAAAAAGAGGTTCTACTTTGACAAAAGGTGGCTCCAACGGGATGAAGTCTTGGATGTTGTTAGACAGGCGTGGGACCAAAGGGACGATGGCTCAAGGATGTTCAAGGTTATGCAGAAAGTGAAAAGGTGTCGAGTAAATCTACTGAAGTGGAACAGTAAAATCCAAGgcaattcaaaacaaaaaatagagcAAATCAAGGACCAAATGCAGCAACTAAATCTGTGTGATGCTGAGGTGAAACgagagaggaagaagaggcttAAGAATGAACTGAAAGAGGCTTATAGAGATGAAGAGATCTACTGA